Below is a window of Leptidea sinapis chromosome 4, ilLepSina1.1, whole genome shotgun sequence DNA.
aatgtaATGCATATTCATTTCTGACGTCACTAGTaattagagatgacctaaggaatgtctaGTTGaaagtatttaaatgtatttattatgagTTATACCATAAAGTTTCACCGGGTATATGACGTGGAATATTGTATAATCTGGACAAAGATCTAAAAATAATCGATCTCGTAATAGTGAAAGTTGAGAAGCTGGACGGTCACCGGGCGAACTACACATACGTTGCATGTTTCTCCTtctgataatgtttttttttccagGTGGGTGATTGGTGAGGGTAGTTGTATAAACGAGTTCGCGTTCTCCCCGTGCGGCGCCAACCTGGCCGTGGTCTCGCAGGATGGCTTCCTGCGCGTGTTCCACTACGACACCATGGAGCTGGTCGGCCGCGCTCGCTCGTACTTCGGCGGCTTCCTGTGCGTGTGCTGGTCGCCCGACGGGAAGTACGTCGTCGTCGGCGGAGAGGACGACCTGGTCACGGTGTGGTCGTTCGACGAGCGACGAGTGGCCGCTAGAGGTCAAGGCCATCGCTCCTGGGTTTCTGTTGTAGCCTTCGATCCGTATGTGGTCAGCTTCTCGGAGCAAAATGAAGATTCGGAAAAGAAAGAGAGCGCCCAGTGCTACAGGCTCGGCAGTGTCTCTCAAGACACTCAGCTGTGTCTCTGGGATCTCACAGAAGACGTGTTACGGCCGCCCATCAGAGCACGGGCTTCAACGCATCTCTCTCCCAATAATAGCCAGACACCGAATGGCGTGCCCGGTGCGAAAGCTAAATGtgcaaaaactaataaaatcgGACACAAACATGCGGAACTCAATGCGAACGCGTCCGGCGAACCGTCCGGCGCGAAACCGGTCAAAAACAATGTGTCGATCATCAATGTTGGCAAGGCCAAGGAAGAATCGGGTTCGTTGGGAGCTAACTTTACGCAGCGACTGGCCGCCTTGTCGTTCGGCGAGCGTCGCTCCGACCACAGGAGGAACTTCAGCCTGACGAAGCCGGCGGACAAGGCCAATGAAAAGTTGAATACGGTGGCGTTGAGAGGGAAAGTCAGCGACTACGACCCGGTCAAGTTAATAGGTACTGCCTCATGTCCGAGGTTCGACGAGTGTCCCGTGTTGGAGCCGCTGGTGTGTAAAAAAATAGCTCACGAGAGACTCACGGCGCTGCTGTTCCGTGCGGAGTGTCTGATCACGGCGTGTGCGGACGGCGGAGTGAACACCTGGGCCCGCCCAGCCTCCGGGGACCGGGGCCCCGGGGCCCACAGACTGAGTGACCGACACTCCATACAACTAGTGGACTAGATATAAGTTGTGAGCAAGTCTGATCTGTTCGTTGTGAATCTAACGCTATACATTCTATGAGTTTGGATAGTGAAGTTAGTCTAGGTGAAGTGAGCGTATTTGACAAACTTTGAGTGACATTCTCTTCAATTTTTCTACAATAGGACAATTTGAACAAAGGTGTGATTGAGAGTGTCCTACATTTTCTTGTTAATTATTAGTTCAAATTTGTCATGTGTCAGCATCTAAGCAGTAGAGAATGTGTCTCatgtgtaataatttatattatttgatgtCTGATCTGATAATCAAACACAAGTACACCTTCAATTACATATACCTATGTAGTAtgtaataacaaattttatatttatacacatttcaatgtatatattattttcttttcatatagtatatatttatatgaataaataatatttctttaataatataaaacttaccTATTGCAGGATATTTAACATTGTAAAGGTCACCATTCTGTAGTGTGTGTCAGACCTACAATAGGTCCTACCGAAACAGAAGTAGAATCTTTGGTATCTATTTCAGTTTCAACTGCAACCAAATCcgtaaatttttcaaatataatattaaaactgtCTTACTATACTGAAATACTTATACAGAAAGATAAAACatgttaaatgaaataaaaaacaatcattgaatgttaaaaaattaatatttatttctcttgAAAAAAATGTAGCATATCTAACACTTTTCAAACTTGTTAACAGTTCTCacaacaaaaatttaaactggTGACGAAGATAAACTTTTTGCTATATATAAACTGCACCAAACCTTTATTAtctcttttaatttattagttgCTACTATTTTCCTCAGTTCATATTATAACTTTTTGCCGAGGTTGATGCTGCAATTAGGACTGAAAATACTCTAAGAGGATCCCTTATGTATTTCATAATATCTTatcttttatttaaagaaaaaattaagaatatatcTACATAAATTTATGCAAGCATTATgtgtatatgtttaaaaaacatgtcttaataatatttaacaagtgATACACATGTTCTATAGCTTATATTGTTGGACACACACACTTCAGTAGAGTGCTCCGACCACATACAGTGTGGATGGAAATGTGACCAGTGTTAACACATCCCTATTACTGATGTACTATTGAGTAtcaattcttatttaaattaccaacacctttatacaaaatagtttttattctgCCATCTGTCTCCCATAACATATAACCTCACTTTTTCAAGATGTTATGTCTAGTGGCACAAGAATTGGGTTTTCACCCCCCTTGATGTAATAAAGATCAGTGACAGTTTATACATTGAAAATACTAATTTCTTATCGACTTGGTTAACTGTGGTTTTATGTAATTGAaagtcattttaaataatttgactgCATTTATGTGGCATTAATCCAGTGAACAGTTGTTGTGATGGTCGATCCTCTGCTATTGTTGCGTTTTATTGACCGCTTATGAGAAATAGTGTTGCATTCCCTTCTATTTGTTCTTAAAACGGCTAGTTTTTCgcataaacttatttaatagtGGAATGATCTGCATAAGTTTAAACTGATTGTATTATCAAATCCATCCCAACACAAAGCTCTgcatttatagtaatattagtAGTTAgtacatcatatatatatatatatatatatatatatatatatatatatataatatgacatTTTAACACTATTTGTGTCATATCATCAATCTGTGTACTTGCGAGTATTGATCAAATATTGGTCAGTTATAATTTGATACGAACATGGTACTTGtgagtatttttaatacaacatttgcggttcgtatattttattttgttggtCTACTAAAAACGGAAAGATAGCAACACAGTGTGGTAGAGTGCGGGATATATAGCAATAGAATGAGATTGTACTGTATATTGTACATTGTATATTACTGTAGGGTAACAGGCTCACaatgtatatatagatgtagATTTCGAGCAATCCAAGATTGCCTTAAGCCGAGCTGCTCTATACAAACTTAAATGTATATAACATTGCAGGAATGTGCAttttatcttagataatttacaagtctatagtctcttgctgttagacgaCCGATAAAAACacgccaggaatattagtttaatgtgcctgacaagttacgtcttacactcaaaatagaggttctaaattcctttttttcgacgttttcacagttgttATAATCAGATTGacgtataattaataatctaagtaTTTTATCATTTCAATTGTATGATACATTTCAATAAGGTCAACACAGTACCAGGTTCGTTATAACTACTGCAAACATAATAGTGTAGCACAATAtagcttatattttatttagtattttatgaGTGATCTGAGGTATGTTGTCAGCTCtatcaatgaaataaaaactcaaaaaaagcCTACAAAGATAAACAAGCGTAACCATTTGTATAGCCTTATTTAAAAAGCCCCACGCTCACATTATCCGATAAACTCCTTCTCAATCTggcttaaaacaaaatacagaaTAGAAATACCCCTCTCGATCCCCAACACGGCTTGTCATCGCGGGAGGTGTAGACAACAAACCTTCAACATGCCAAAAACTCTATATCTTCCTGTAAAAATCAAATATGACATCATTGGCCTGGCTGAAGTCAGAAGGAATGGCAATAAAGTAGTATTCTTgaaaaccttaataaataaatattaaaattttatcagtaaaaaaattgttagcaTTCTGGAAATTTGTGATCTATCTTCTGgattaattatcaaatattaaaatttaatttataccaaaatttatgaacgatgcggcacttGAACGCGCGCCTCTcgagttccgtccgagcgctcaaCACTTAATAGAtcaatatcacttaaaaataacaaaccgTTTATATTCAAGAGcgaaatctcaagtcaatttcctaatatgcaatttttGAGGTTGAGcagcaactgtaaagtagatcctgtagatggacccacaacctgagagttaaacaagacataccaagatttatgatcgttgcgtcactcgaacgactgtcacagttggtaagagcgcacGGACGGAACCCCAGAGGTgatcgttcataaatataaattaaatttgaatatttgatagttgattcccgcatcgttcataaattttggttacaaacttaatttgtataattaattccagaagtaagggatgtcacttaaaaaaaacaaacaataatcaaatatttacaaattatatcaACTGGCGGCCTTCTCCTGTGTCGAGGAGACCTCTGTAGTGCCAacagatttaaaataaatttataatagccAACTTGATATCGGTTTGATGAATCTGATGATTTGTTATATTTTCCACATTTAGCCTGACATCTTCCACTTTACTGACGTAAAACATAGCTGAGTGTaaacttagcataatcttttacTTCGTTTTAATAGCGAttttaaagcaaaaattatactgagcttaagctcAGACCGAATGCAAAAGTCAAATTCGTGTTTCATTATAAACAACAAAGTTCGCTCTATAGATCCTCAGCCGTAGTATTTGATTTAAACGGAtccatttcaatttcaaaaacaatttgCAATAAAAGCACATTCGACTCTCTAGAATTATAATGTACCCTAATTGTAATgatataaagtttaaatttgtaTAGAGATACAGCCAACACATACtgtgttttattgtaaaattatttatttgcgaCAAACATTCGATTGTTGGTTCATAATATGATCATAGACTCATAGATCTtgttagttatatatattacataaacatGTATACTGCTATTGTAAAAACATATTGTCTGAAGAGACCCAATTATGAGTATTTTAAtgatacttagataatttatacatctagaaagAGCCTTCTGCTATACAATCAATGAAAactggccaggtttattactttagtgtgcgtgacaagctgcatcttatactcgcgatttgtatatcactttatgctagtgtgcgtgcattacttAAAATAGATgtaaactgtcaacctcaattttttcgacgttttcagtCTATATAgagttataaataatctaagccaAATTAACCTGAAGTAATTACGAATGATAggacataattattatgtatatacatttaatttatattgttatttattttattagaacttTACCTATTTTTACATCGTCAAATATTAGaattatgttattatagtaaacctataataaaacttattgtaTTCCATTATTTTCCTGAAAACACTAAGCATAGGTATTATAGTGTTCTTGATGTAAATGTGGCCGCATCAATCTAAAAATGGCGAAAAAAGTTTTGATCATGTTATAACCGGATGGTTTTGGGCATTATTGCTGCATACCTTATATAAATGGTAATGCCTTCTTCTAATCTCAATGACAACTATGTCGTATGCACTTCGTGTATTTCAACATCTTTTAGGGCGAGTATcacacatttaaaataaaacctcAGCAAACtaaaaaagatgtaaataaattcggcgtaaattctattttaaatacCAAAGCTATAGTAAATATGTGCAAATGTATATTTCGCATtatcattacaaaaataatattttagcttTCATTAGTGAGTTATTATCCTATACTATGCTTTAAAAGTGTACAATGTTCCAACTTGCAGCATACTTCACAGTGGTCATAGATCATACCGAACAAATACACAGACATAACTTTAGACTGAGCCGGTATAAATTATTATCGTGTGTTTACCGCCCATGCCTATCTATGCATGCCCTTTCTGTAAACAATGTATTAGCTTTTTTGAAATCTTAACTAGCCAGCTAAGTCATTTGATTATATTCGTTTTTAATTTGTCAAATGGTTTGTTATGCagaattatttgttaaaattggAATCTTTTATTAGACTTGATGTGTATATAGTTCAAATGATACATCAAACACCTTATATCCTAACGGTTTCTACAATTAGctcgcgagttgaatgcagtcggggcctggGTTACGAGTGGGAGAGCCCCTCCCCCCCGCTGACCGCACGCCTCGCCCGCGCGAGTGAACGTCCGTAGTCGTCGCTTACTGTGTTATTATTACTAAAGTTTCGatttcgtgtttttttttatttaaatgattgaaGCTAGTCCATCAGGTTCCGTTTCAATAAAAACGAGTTCTTGTTAATCGCCAAAGCACAAGATGTGGTGAATAATGTTCTAAACGTGTGACGTTAAAAAAAGCAAAgcaaaaatttgaaatttaaatttgccaaaatctggcatgagactcaAACTTtgagtctcatgccagattttggcgagacaacacgtcccgaggatgcctcgtgtagaggcggaacacgtgtcgaattgttttaaaaaacaaatattggtggaattaacactaaagaaaacttaaatcatgtttttttatattttttattattaggttaaatcaagaaatcat
It encodes the following:
- the LOC126979722 gene encoding WD repeat-containing protein 20; this encodes MAVQSDSGGKDDVKTQFVTREGTYRLMTLSEYSRPNRVGYTSGSGSSHVRVSLVSLPPGPGGGAPGADVQASEERICFNHGKELYVYVYRGVKKAADLTKPVDKKMYKGTNPTCHDFNTITVTPESVSLVIGFSTGQIQLIDPIKKELSKLYNEERLIDKSRVTCIKWVPGSSSLFLSAHASGQLYVFNEELPCGPAAPHYQLFKQGDAYSIHTCRTKSTRNPLYRWVIGEGSCINEFAFSPCGANLAVVSQDGFLRVFHYDTMELVGRARSYFGGFLCVCWSPDGKYVVVGGEDDLVTVWSFDERRVAARGQGHRSWVSVVAFDPYVVSFSEQNEDSEKKESAQCYRLGSVSQDTQLCLWDLTEDVLRPPIRARASTHLSPNNSQTPNGVPGAKAKCAKTNKIGHKHAELNANASGEPSGAKPVKNNVSIINVGKAKEESGSLGANFTQRLAALSFGERRSDHRRNFSLTKPADKANEKLNTVALRGKVSDYDPVKLIGTASCPRFDECPVLEPLVCKKIAHERLTALLFRAECLITACADGGVNTWARPASGDRGPGAHRLSDRHSIQLVD